The following coding sequences are from one Verrucosispora sp. WMMD573 window:
- a CDS encoding Rieske 2Fe-2S domain-containing protein: protein MAFARNQWYVTAYRNEVGRDLLARTVLGEPLVLYRTESGEAVALADRCVHRRYPLSESRLDGDTIVCGYHGFTYDQASTRPPRARTATPSTPRSCTPSRRRRSTPPTTSGRSPATSPSTTSR, encoded by the coding sequence ATGGCGTTCGCCCGCAACCAGTGGTACGTGACGGCCTACCGCAACGAGGTCGGGCGGGACCTGCTCGCCCGCACCGTGCTGGGTGAGCCGCTGGTTCTCTACCGCACCGAGTCCGGGGAGGCCGTGGCGCTCGCCGACAGGTGCGTGCACCGTCGCTACCCGCTGTCGGAGAGCCGCCTCGACGGCGACACCATCGTCTGCGGCTATCACGGTTTCACCTACGACCAGGCCTCTACCCGCCCGCCGAGGGCGAGGACAGCGACGCCTTCCACGCCGAGATCGTGTACGCCATCACGCCGTCGACGGAGCACACCACCTACGACTTCTGGGCGGTCGCCCGCGACTTCGCCATCGACGACGAGTCGGTGA
- a CDS encoding MFS transporter: MTGVEEPVRTDAAPRPDEGGLGARFWRLWSASAVSNLADGIVKIALPLVAVGYTRSPLLVAGVATAYSLPWLLFALPAGALADRLDRRRVMLAANTLRAALIGALALAAAFDAGSIWLIYLVALGLGVAETLYDTSAQSILPQVVTRDQLPRANGRLAAVELAANQFIGPPLAGFLIAAGVALALAGPAVLWALAVAALLLVAGRFRIERDAPTTMRADIAEGLRFLWRHRLLRTLATMVGTSNFITSGIFAVLVLYAVGPDSAIGLTEPGYGVLLTTIAAGIVLGSVATAKIEQRLGRSRTLALSVLAMAAVVGVPALSTNPFVIGTVFFVGGILLATWNVITISLRQRITPDRLLGRVNSGYRMLAWGSMPAGALVGGLLAEAFGLRAVFAILGSLTLTLLLGMFVVTDANIDAAERDAAERDEAR; this comes from the coding sequence GTGACGGGGGTCGAGGAACCAGTGCGTACGGATGCAGCTCCCCGCCCGGACGAGGGCGGCCTGGGGGCTCGGTTCTGGCGGCTCTGGTCGGCGTCGGCGGTGTCCAACCTGGCCGACGGGATCGTCAAGATCGCGCTGCCGTTGGTCGCCGTCGGCTACACCCGCTCACCGCTGCTGGTGGCCGGGGTCGCCACCGCGTACAGCCTGCCCTGGCTGCTGTTCGCGCTGCCGGCCGGCGCCCTCGCCGACCGGCTCGACCGGCGGCGGGTGATGCTCGCCGCCAACACCCTGCGCGCGGCACTCATCGGCGCACTGGCGCTGGCGGCGGCCTTCGACGCCGGGTCGATCTGGCTGATCTACCTGGTGGCACTCGGCCTCGGCGTCGCCGAGACCCTCTACGACACCTCCGCCCAGTCGATCCTGCCCCAGGTGGTCACCCGCGACCAGCTACCCCGGGCCAACGGCCGACTGGCCGCCGTGGAACTCGCCGCCAACCAGTTCATCGGCCCGCCACTCGCCGGTTTCCTGATCGCCGCCGGAGTGGCCCTGGCGCTCGCCGGGCCGGCGGTGCTGTGGGCGCTTGCCGTCGCCGCGCTGCTCCTGGTCGCCGGCCGGTTCCGGATCGAACGCGACGCCCCGACCACGATGCGGGCCGACATCGCCGAGGGGCTGCGTTTCCTCTGGCGGCACCGGCTGCTGCGCACCCTGGCCACGATGGTCGGGACCAGCAACTTCATCACCAGCGGCATCTTCGCCGTGCTGGTGCTCTACGCGGTCGGCCCGGACTCGGCCATCGGCCTCACCGAACCCGGGTACGGGGTCCTGCTCACCACCATCGCCGCCGGCATCGTGCTCGGCTCGGTCGCCACCGCCAAGATCGAACAACGGCTCGGGCGGTCCCGCACCCTGGCGCTCTCCGTGCTGGCGATGGCCGCCGTCGTCGGCGTACCGGCGCTGAGCACCAACCCCTTCGTGATCGGCACGGTCTTCTTCGTGGGCGGGATCCTGCTCGCCACCTGGAACGTCATCACCATCTCGCTACGCCAACGCATCACCCCGGACCGGCTGCTCGGCCGGGTCAACAGCGGCTACCGCATGCTGGCCTGGGGAAGCATGCCGGCCGGCGCGCTGGTCGGGGGTCTGCTGGCCGAGGCGTTCGGCCTCCGCGCGGTCTTCGCCATCCTGGGGTCGCTGACGTTGACCCTGCTGCTCGGCATGTTCGTCGTCACCGACGCCAACATCGACGCCGCCGAGAGAGACGCCGCCGAACGCGACGAGGCGCGCTGA
- a CDS encoding NUDIX hydrolase — protein sequence MVEEQCIGSTRWTIHGERVVDGSRRARLSIADVELPDGVRFEQYVIRAPRSAMAAVLDGQERLLLMRRHRFVFDRWVWELPGGYVDEGEDPAACAVREVEEETGWRPGAVESLLSFQPWVATADAENLLFLARDAEHIGAPVDVNEAERVAWIPLEEARHLVSQGEIVGAGTVIAVLELVARKAHGEL from the coding sequence ATGGTGGAGGAACAGTGCATCGGGTCGACGCGGTGGACGATCCACGGTGAGCGGGTGGTGGATGGTAGCCGGCGGGCGCGGTTGAGCATCGCTGATGTGGAGTTGCCGGATGGGGTGCGGTTCGAGCAGTACGTGATCCGGGCGCCTCGGTCGGCGATGGCTGCGGTGCTTGACGGTCAGGAGCGGTTGTTGCTGATGCGGCGGCATCGGTTCGTGTTTGATCGGTGGGTGTGGGAGCTGCCCGGTGGCTACGTCGATGAGGGGGAGGACCCGGCGGCGTGTGCGGTCCGGGAGGTTGAGGAGGAGACCGGTTGGCGTCCGGGTGCGGTGGAGTCGCTGCTGTCGTTCCAGCCGTGGGTGGCGACCGCAGACGCGGAGAACCTGCTGTTTCTTGCCCGTGATGCGGAGCACATCGGCGCGCCGGTGGACGTGAACGAGGCCGAGCGGGTGGCTTGGATCCCGCTTGAGGAGGCCCGGCATCTCGTCTCCCAGGGCGAGATCGTGGGTGCCGGTACGGTCATTGCCGTATTGGAACTGGTCGCGCGTAAGGCTCACGGCGAGTTGTAG
- a CDS encoding helix-turn-helix transcriptional regulator, producing the protein MLLDHLRIPDDLWSREDVRTALATRDVGALFRLFSRHTGASQTRIGAAVGLEQGYVSRIIAGRRVTSIEVLERIADGCGMPDESRMTLGLAPRRRSCRPDMVNRRDGRQSDVPANRSWREDVRAVAQLWEGDVNRREVLRQTVFSSAAYTLPALRWFTATSPQPVAQEGRRTVGKPDIDTIREMTATYRRLDNQYGGGHARENVTRYLHQEVTPLLTEGRYDPQTGRKLLTAVAELTQLAGWQAYDMAEHGLAQRYLTHALDLARTADDPGLGAEILAAMSHQATYLGHTATGIDLARAARHTADRAGITVLTAEALVMEAHAHAASRDSAACATALHQAERALDRADRSSDPQWLGYFDEANLSAKFGHCFTALGHHRHAERFAARSLLMDELYVRGKAFNLALLATIQARHSEPDRASAIGGQALTLTTQLKSARAVRYVRDLQSDLMAHRRRPAVRNLITRIDAVLGQRR; encoded by the coding sequence GTGCTGCTCGACCATCTTCGGATTCCTGATGACCTCTGGTCACGCGAGGACGTACGTACGGCACTGGCTACCCGCGATGTTGGCGCACTGTTTCGGCTGTTCTCCCGGCACACCGGGGCGAGCCAGACGCGCATCGGTGCCGCCGTAGGCCTGGAGCAGGGTTACGTCAGCCGGATCATCGCCGGCCGGCGGGTGACCTCCATTGAGGTGCTGGAGCGAATCGCCGACGGCTGCGGTATGCCCGACGAGTCACGGATGACGCTTGGTCTCGCTCCGCGCCGGCGGTCATGTCGCCCTGACATGGTCAATCGTCGGGACGGCCGGCAAAGTGATGTGCCGGCCAACCGCTCCTGGCGTGAGGATGTGCGCGCTGTCGCGCAGCTATGGGAAGGCGACGTGAACCGTCGAGAAGTACTCCGCCAGACCGTGTTCAGCTCCGCCGCGTACACCTTGCCAGCGCTGCGTTGGTTCACCGCCACCAGCCCGCAACCCGTCGCGCAGGAGGGCCGCCGAACGGTCGGTAAGCCCGACATCGACACCATCCGCGAGATGACCGCCACATACCGACGGCTCGACAACCAGTACGGCGGCGGCCACGCCCGCGAGAATGTAACCCGCTACCTTCACCAGGAGGTCACGCCCCTGCTGACGGAGGGCCGATACGACCCGCAAACCGGCCGCAAGCTGCTCACCGCCGTTGCCGAGTTGACGCAGCTCGCCGGCTGGCAGGCGTACGACATGGCCGAGCACGGCCTCGCCCAGCGATACCTCACCCATGCCCTCGACCTGGCCCGCACCGCCGACGATCCCGGCTTGGGTGCCGAAATCCTCGCCGCGATGAGCCACCAAGCCACCTACCTCGGCCACACCGCCACCGGCATCGACCTCGCCCGGGCAGCCCGACACACCGCAGACCGCGCCGGAATCACCGTCCTGACCGCCGAAGCGCTGGTCATGGAAGCCCACGCCCACGCCGCCTCCCGCGACTCGGCCGCCTGCGCCACCGCACTGCACCAGGCGGAACGAGCCCTCGACCGAGCCGACCGCAGCAGCGACCCGCAGTGGCTCGGCTACTTCGACGAGGCGAATCTGTCAGCCAAGTTCGGCCACTGCTTCACCGCACTCGGCCATCACCGCCATGCCGAACGCTTCGCCGCCCGCTCGCTGCTGATGGACGAACTCTACGTACGCGGCAAAGCCTTCAACCTCGCGCTCCTGGCCACCATCCAGGCCCGCCACAGCGAGCCCGACCGCGCCAGCGCCATCGGCGGACAAGCCCTCACCCTTACCACGCAACTGAAGTCCGCCCGCGCCGTCCGCTACGTGCGTGACCTGCAATCGGACCTCATGGCACACCGCCGCCGACCAGCAGTCCGGAACCTCATCACCCGCATCGATGCTGTCCTCGGGCAGCGCCGCTGA